The Hymenobacter chitinivorans DSM 11115 genome window below encodes:
- a CDS encoding alpha-amylase family glycosyl hydrolase: MTRLFGNKKTLNKPYGTNEENGVGKFNDINDVALQAIKKMGVSHVWYTGVLEHATMSDFTKLGGPGPDDADVVKGRAGSPYAIKDYYDIAPDLAVDVKTRKQEFEALVKRTHANGLKVIIDFIPNHVARSYKSNAKPVGVVDLGEKDDKTVAFAPNNNFYYLPGKSLVVPKAGNPLGAALGPKEDGKFIETPAKASGNDVFSEAPKVDDWYETVKLNYGVDYQNNRKTHFEPMPDTWLKMRDILVYWAQKDVDGFRCDMVEMVPTEFWAWVIPEVKKVKPDIIFMGEAYNPKEYKNYLEKGKFDYLYDKVGLYDGLRRLMTGSGTTEDITKVWSEESRGFSSRMLRFLENHDEQRIASKEFAGDPRTAIPAMTVSATLGSGPVMVYFGQEVGEPAHGAEGFSSADGRTTIFDYWGVPEHQKWMNGGKFDGGKLDGVQKQLRDFYSRLLNLTSTSDAIRRGRFYELQDANNLGKNYDQRRVYTYLRYTDKQKLLIIANFSKDVTLTPRIDIPKSAMKAMGLDPTKFYTYTDVLNNAPTTENLNITLTPLSAYVFEIKAKE, encoded by the coding sequence ATGACCCGCCTGTTTGGCAATAAGAAAACCCTGAACAAGCCCTACGGCACCAACGAGGAAAACGGCGTGGGCAAGTTCAACGACATCAACGACGTGGCCCTGCAGGCCATCAAGAAGATGGGCGTGAGCCACGTGTGGTACACCGGGGTGCTGGAGCACGCCACGATGAGCGACTTTACCAAGCTCGGCGGCCCCGGCCCCGACGATGCCGACGTGGTGAAGGGCCGGGCCGGCTCGCCCTACGCCATCAAGGACTACTACGACATTGCCCCCGACCTGGCCGTGGACGTGAAGACCCGCAAGCAGGAGTTTGAGGCCCTGGTGAAGCGCACCCACGCCAACGGCCTCAAGGTTATCATCGACTTCATTCCCAACCACGTAGCCCGCAGCTATAAGTCGAATGCCAAGCCCGTGGGCGTGGTAGACTTGGGTGAGAAAGACGACAAAACGGTGGCCTTTGCCCCCAACAACAACTTCTACTACCTGCCCGGCAAGAGCCTGGTCGTGCCCAAAGCCGGCAACCCGCTGGGCGCGGCCCTGGGCCCGAAGGAAGATGGTAAGTTCATCGAAACGCCGGCCAAAGCCAGCGGCAACGACGTGTTTTCGGAAGCGCCCAAGGTGGACGACTGGTACGAAACGGTGAAGCTCAATTACGGCGTCGATTACCAGAACAACCGCAAAACCCACTTCGAGCCCATGCCCGACACCTGGCTCAAGATGCGCGACATCCTGGTGTACTGGGCCCAGAAGGACGTGGACGGCTTCCGCTGCGACATGGTCGAGATGGTGCCCACCGAGTTCTGGGCCTGGGTGATTCCCGAGGTCAAAAAGGTAAAGCCCGACATCATCTTCATGGGCGAAGCCTATAACCCCAAGGAGTATAAGAACTACCTGGAGAAGGGCAAATTCGACTACCTCTACGACAAAGTAGGCCTCTACGACGGCCTGCGCCGCCTGATGACGGGCAGCGGGACCACCGAGGATATTACCAAGGTGTGGAGCGAGGAAAGCCGCGGCTTCAGCTCCCGCATGCTGCGCTTCCTGGAAAACCACGACGAGCAGCGCATTGCCTCCAAGGAGTTTGCCGGTGACCCCCGCACCGCCATTCCGGCCATGACGGTGTCGGCCACGCTGGGCTCGGGCCCGGTGATGGTGTACTTCGGGCAGGAAGTGGGGGAGCCCGCCCACGGCGCCGAGGGCTTCAGCTCGGCCGACGGCCGCACCACCATCTTCGACTACTGGGGCGTGCCCGAGCATCAGAAATGGATGAACGGCGGCAAGTTTGACGGCGGCAAGCTCGATGGGGTGCAAAAGCAGCTGCGCGACTTCTACTCCCGCCTGCTCAACCTGACCAGCACCAGCGACGCCATCCGCCGGGGCCGGTTCTACGAATTGCAGGACGCCAACAACCTGGGCAAGAACTACGACCAGCGCCGGGTGTACACTTACCTGCGCTACACCGACAAGCAGAAGCTGCTCATCATTGCCAACTTCAGCAAGGACGTGACCCTGACCCCCAGAATCGACATTCCGAAGTCGGCCATGAAGGCAATGGGCCTCGACCCCACGAAGTTCTACACCTACACCGACGTGCTCAACAACGCCCCGACCACCGAGAACCTGAACATCACCCTGACTCCCCTGAGCGCCTACGTCTTCGAAATCAAAGCCAAGGAATAG
- a CDS encoding MFS transporter → MATSVAASSGTDTRPKPRLSFWQIWNMSFGFLGIQFGFELQNSNVSRIFETLGANKDDIPILWIAAPLTGLLVQPIIGYFSDRTWHPFWGRRRPYFAIGAVLATLALFLMPNSSALWMAGGMLWILDASINISMEPFRAFVGDKLPSEQRTSGFAMQSFFIGVGSVIAAALPWVFNNWFHLSNTAPSGEIPPSVKWAFYAGGVAFILAVLYTVFTSTETPPEDMEEFRRENAQAGILDGIKESFMGIFHMPTAMRQLAIVQFFTWFALFSMWIYSTNAVTSNIYDMKVDNALYGRITSFITAQTNQATDDKAKKELSALQADIREIDQFQAAQPSKILTINLANYYVSHAQPAYDDKVELKRVQQQYNDGADWLSLASSVRNGVAAIFAFIIPLIAARTSRRRTHMLCLLIGGLGLLSLKFIGNPNLIMVSMAMVGVAWASILSMPYAILAGSLPANKMGYYMGVFNFFIVIPQIVAATILGWATMHLFQGNTLNTIALGGASMIAAGLFTLWVKDNDDVHPSVHVEDSPGYDTPTATVPRT, encoded by the coding sequence ATGGCTACCAGCGTCGCGGCCTCGTCTGGCACAGACACCCGCCCCAAACCCCGCCTGAGCTTCTGGCAGATCTGGAACATGAGCTTCGGCTTTTTGGGCATTCAGTTCGGCTTCGAGCTGCAAAACTCCAACGTGAGCCGCATCTTCGAAACCCTGGGTGCCAACAAGGACGATATTCCGATTCTGTGGATTGCCGCGCCCCTCACCGGCCTGCTGGTGCAGCCCATCATCGGCTACTTCTCCGACCGGACCTGGCATCCGTTCTGGGGCCGGCGCCGGCCGTACTTCGCCATCGGGGCCGTGCTGGCCACCCTGGCCCTGTTTCTGATGCCCAACTCCTCGGCCCTGTGGATGGCCGGCGGCATGCTCTGGATTCTGGACGCGAGCATCAACATCAGCATGGAGCCTTTCCGGGCCTTCGTCGGCGACAAGCTGCCCAGTGAGCAGCGCACCAGCGGCTTTGCCATGCAGAGCTTCTTTATCGGGGTGGGCTCAGTCATTGCCGCGGCCCTGCCCTGGGTGTTCAACAACTGGTTTCATTTGAGCAACACGGCCCCCAGCGGCGAGATTCCGCCCTCGGTAAAGTGGGCCTTCTACGCCGGCGGGGTGGCCTTCATCCTAGCCGTGCTCTACACCGTCTTTACCTCCACCGAAACCCCGCCCGAAGACATGGAGGAGTTCCGGCGCGAGAATGCCCAGGCCGGCATCCTGGACGGCATCAAGGAGTCGTTTATGGGCATCTTCCACATGCCCACGGCCATGCGGCAGCTGGCCATCGTGCAGTTCTTCACCTGGTTTGCCCTGTTCTCGATGTGGATTTACTCCACCAACGCCGTGACCAGCAACATCTACGACATGAAGGTGGATAACGCCCTCTACGGCCGTATCACCAGCTTCATTACCGCCCAAACCAACCAGGCTACCGACGACAAGGCCAAGAAGGAGCTGAGCGCCCTGCAAGCCGACATCAGGGAAATAGACCAGTTTCAGGCCGCCCAGCCCAGCAAGATTCTCACCATCAACCTGGCCAACTACTACGTGAGCCACGCCCAGCCCGCGTACGACGACAAAGTCGAGCTCAAGCGGGTGCAGCAGCAGTACAACGACGGGGCCGACTGGCTCAGCCTGGCTTCGTCGGTGCGCAACGGGGTGGCGGCCATCTTCGCCTTCATCATCCCGCTCATTGCCGCCCGCACCAGCCGCCGCCGCACCCACATGCTCTGCCTGCTCATCGGCGGTTTGGGCCTGCTTTCCCTGAAGTTTATCGGCAACCCCAACCTGATTATGGTATCCATGGCCATGGTGGGCGTGGCCTGGGCCAGCATTCTGAGCATGCCCTACGCCATCCTGGCCGGCTCCTTGCCGGCCAACAAGATGGGCTACTACATGGGTGTGTTCAACTTTTTCATCGTCATCCCCCAGATTGTGGCCGCCACCATCCTGGGCTGGGCCACGATGCACCTGTTCCAGGGCAATACCCTGAACACCATTGCCCTGGGCGGGGCCTCGATGATTGCCGCCGGCCTGTTTACGCTATGGGTTAAGGACAACGACGACGTGCACCCCAGCGTCCACGTCGAAGACTCGCCCGGCTACGACACGCCCACGGCCACGGTCCCGCGCACGTAA